The following are encoded together in the Candidatus Tumulicola sp. genome:
- a CDS encoding multicopper oxidase domain-containing protein: MTRVFAFSVLLVALAFATGSAADSAKGGHAFAEPVILSSKDGILEVTLTPRQTTATLDTVAQPVKNMLLFDYSVQRGSSSDGQMSGGHMYPAPTLHVEPGERLIIHINNEQRNLSIPDFYDPKYTPVGQTVPKYPTMLSSAPFNLHVHGAHVSPRGNADNVLLHIDAGMSNTYVYDIPKNMTPGTYWYHSHLHTLTAMQTYFGLAGMLLVGRADSDIPLVTQKNIPIRTMLLQYNTVFDRQGGMSQMTNPNWPQWVSTLIKPTGDQLAKGTYRPLLAPVNFLQSKKGTQWATVWYTGPLSIENKRGRFQFIPSNLQRFTPFDKDGPVVKANLKLPDYERDTQFTVNGQFEPVLNVKPGQTEIWVLANVSDIAYMNVRLTETATGNHPKIAIVGQDGIAYGRVEYPHEMDGTELLIPPASRYAIAVTMPANGGLRMELPGLGSGARALAAPGILYTNDGTKNPPGHLGSLSILPESVSYADGFFMFPSQTLLNVVPEAGQGVTTAFVPGQELNAPTPFHDLSKITPDVKRTILINGGFLNNHASKQDPKAFVYAFFGNAFPNVPLIQARLGSVEEWDFINHNNDAHPIHVHVNDFQVTAYHDPTTGLKLGPQMHGEDNANVPAPLLGPEESVIQPGTLSMRTHFIDYLGLYVLHCHRLNHEDNGLMMLVNVIPAVSDYAVAVPGSPGHPAIVNVFDGNGDRLIASVTPFPDFFGTPSVSMGDVDGDGVYDLIVGAGKGHAPEIVAYSGAPGSGEKPFTTELARFQAFDASQTGGVSVASTQIDGRSPDNIIVGSGAGSKDRVRIFSSELPAGGTAPATFATFEPYGDDTSGVNLAAGFVDFLTGRNSIVTAANSGGRVNVFSYSLMTPIGAAPAWPNNPGTPHLDASFMPFGEGYRGPISVATGWLAGQYGGAEAIAVGQLGGAGMVKVLSTTTTLQGAPKMYLHSAMHEMASNFSAIASFRPFAGSSVHVAATSTTIGADLLASGGYGKTQKIEKYRLTWPNHSEHQFTLAPVHAVWSGTGTASAVLGGD, translated from the coding sequence ATGACGCGGGTTTTTGCTTTTTCCGTTTTGCTCGTTGCGTTAGCGTTCGCGACCGGATCTGCCGCCGATTCCGCAAAGGGCGGACACGCATTCGCGGAACCAGTAATCTTATCGAGCAAAGACGGCATCCTCGAAGTGACCCTGACGCCGCGTCAGACGACGGCGACTCTCGACACGGTTGCCCAGCCGGTCAAGAACATGCTGCTCTTTGACTATTCCGTGCAGCGCGGATCGTCGTCCGATGGCCAAATGTCGGGTGGCCACATGTATCCCGCTCCAACGCTCCACGTCGAGCCCGGCGAGCGGTTGATCATCCACATCAATAACGAACAGCGCAATCTTAGCATTCCGGATTTTTACGATCCGAAATACACGCCCGTTGGGCAGACCGTGCCGAAGTATCCAACGATGCTTTCGTCGGCGCCGTTCAACCTGCACGTTCATGGCGCGCACGTTAGCCCGCGCGGAAACGCAGACAACGTGCTGCTGCACATCGATGCCGGCATGTCGAACACGTACGTGTACGACATTCCCAAGAACATGACGCCGGGCACGTACTGGTACCACAGTCATCTTCACACGCTTACGGCGATGCAAACGTACTTCGGCTTGGCTGGAATGCTGCTCGTGGGACGCGCCGACAGCGATATACCGCTGGTCACGCAAAAGAATATCCCGATCCGTACGATGCTTTTGCAATATAACACCGTCTTCGATCGTCAAGGCGGCATGTCGCAGATGACTAACCCCAATTGGCCGCAGTGGGTCAGCACGCTGATCAAACCCACTGGCGACCAGCTTGCCAAAGGCACGTATCGTCCGCTGCTCGCGCCCGTGAACTTCTTACAATCGAAAAAGGGTACGCAGTGGGCCACGGTATGGTACACCGGACCGCTGTCGATCGAAAACAAGCGCGGTCGCTTCCAATTTATCCCGTCGAACTTGCAGCGCTTCACGCCGTTCGATAAAGACGGCCCGGTCGTGAAAGCGAACCTCAAACTGCCGGATTACGAACGCGATACGCAGTTCACGGTGAACGGCCAGTTCGAGCCGGTGTTAAACGTCAAGCCGGGACAGACCGAAATTTGGGTACTCGCGAACGTTAGCGACATCGCGTACATGAACGTGCGGCTCACCGAAACCGCCACCGGCAATCACCCAAAGATTGCGATCGTCGGACAAGACGGCATCGCGTACGGTCGAGTCGAGTATCCGCACGAGATGGACGGCACGGAGTTACTGATTCCGCCCGCTTCTCGTTATGCCATCGCCGTCACCATGCCGGCCAATGGGGGCCTGCGTATGGAGTTGCCTGGTCTCGGTTCCGGCGCGCGCGCGCTCGCAGCGCCCGGTATCCTGTACACCAACGACGGTACGAAAAATCCGCCGGGACATTTGGGTTCGTTGAGTATACTGCCGGAGTCCGTCAGTTATGCCGACGGCTTTTTCATGTTTCCGTCGCAGACACTTCTCAACGTCGTCCCGGAGGCCGGGCAAGGCGTTACGACCGCATTCGTTCCTGGACAGGAGTTGAACGCACCGACTCCGTTCCACGACTTGTCAAAAATCACGCCCGATGTTAAGCGCACGATCCTCATCAACGGCGGCTTTCTCAACAACCACGCCAGCAAGCAAGATCCCAAGGCGTTCGTTTATGCGTTTTTTGGAAATGCGTTTCCGAACGTGCCGTTGATTCAGGCGCGGCTCGGTTCGGTGGAAGAATGGGACTTCATCAACCACAATAACGATGCGCATCCGATTCACGTGCACGTGAACGATTTTCAAGTAACGGCATACCACGATCCCACGACCGGCCTCAAGCTCGGACCGCAAATGCACGGCGAAGATAACGCGAACGTCCCGGCTCCACTGCTGGGGCCCGAAGAATCGGTGATTCAGCCGGGCACCCTGTCGATGCGCACGCACTTTATCGACTACTTAGGACTGTACGTGCTGCATTGTCACCGGCTCAACCATGAAGACAACGGCCTGATGATGCTCGTCAACGTCATTCCCGCCGTCTCCGACTACGCGGTGGCAGTTCCGGGCTCGCCGGGACATCCCGCGATCGTCAACGTTTTCGATGGTAACGGCGATCGCCTGATCGCAAGCGTAACGCCGTTCCCGGATTTCTTCGGCACGCCGAGCGTGAGCATGGGTGATGTCGACGGCGACGGGGTGTACGATCTCATCGTCGGTGCCGGTAAGGGGCACGCACCCGAAATCGTGGCGTATTCCGGAGCGCCCGGCAGCGGAGAAAAGCCGTTCACGACCGAGCTTGCGCGCTTCCAAGCGTTCGACGCTTCGCAGACCGGTGGCGTGAGCGTTGCATCCACCCAAATCGATGGTCGATCGCCGGACAACATCATCGTCGGCTCCGGTGCCGGGAGCAAAGATCGGGTTCGCATTTTTAGCAGTGAACTACCCGCCGGCGGCACGGCGCCGGCGACGTTCGCAACGTTCGAACCATACGGCGACGATACGTCAGGTGTGAACCTGGCTGCCGGCTTCGTCGACTTCCTTACCGGACGCAACAGCATCGTTACCGCTGCCAACAGCGGCGGCCGAGTCAACGTGTTCTCGTACTCGTTGATGACGCCGATCGGTGCGGCGCCGGCGTGGCCGAACAATCCCGGCACGCCGCATCTCGATGCTTCGTTCATGCCGTTTGGCGAAGGCTATCGCGGACCGATTTCGGTCGCGACGGGTTGGCTCGCGGGTCAATATGGCGGCGCCGAAGCAATTGCCGTCGGTCAACTTGGCGGAGCCGGTATGGTAAAAGTGCTCTCGACCACGACCACGCTCCAAGGCGCTCCGAAGATGTACCTGCACAGCGCGATGCATGAGATGGCTTCGAACTTTAGCGCGATCGCTTCGTTCAGACCCTTTGCCGGTTCGTCGGTGCACGTCGCAGCAACCTCGACGACGATCGGGGCCGATCTTCTAGCAAGCGGCGGCTACGGCAAAACTCAGAAGATCGAAAAGTATCGTTTGACGTGGCCGAACCACAGCGAACACCAGTTTACCCTAGCGCCGGTGCACGCCGTTTGGTCGGGGACTGGAACGGCTTCGGCAGTCCTCGGCGGAGACTAA